Proteins from a genomic interval of Brucella melitensis bv. 1 str. 16M:
- a CDS encoding multidrug efflux MFS transporter: protein MSTTQAAAGDASQMETPHPNGSFTQSNADENHEQYWKQNLVICLLGSFTTLIAMSLLLPFLPLYVEQLGVISHAAIVQWSGIAYGATFLAAAFVAPLWGRLGDRYGRKLMLIRASLGMVTCVWQLVALRLFVGIAGGYSSGSMILVATQTPKDKTGWALGALSAGIMAGIMAGNLAGPLLGGALPPLIGIRATFWLAGGVIFLTFLATTFLIREERKPPKPTREEKTQSIWAAIPDKGPVVAMLVTGILLLFANMSIEPILTIYVMQLMDDQTKVTLVSGVVMAAAALGSILSSSRLGQLADRIGHTRVIIGALAVSALLLVPQAFVTDAWQLIGLRFLMGLALGGLLPCITSVIRHNVPDRVAGGILGYSVSAQYVGQVAGPVAGGFVGGHFGMRAVFLGTCLMMAAGAIYNWAVLRNSKTR, encoded by the coding sequence ATGAGCACCACCCAAGCTGCTGCCGGGGACGCTTCGCAGATGGAGACGCCGCATCCAAACGGCTCCTTCACCCAATCGAACGCGGATGAAAATCACGAGCAGTACTGGAAGCAAAACCTCGTGATCTGCCTTCTTGGCTCATTCACAACCCTCATTGCCATGTCACTGCTTTTGCCTTTCCTGCCGCTTTACGTGGAACAGCTCGGCGTCATCAGCCATGCGGCCATCGTGCAATGGTCGGGCATCGCCTATGGTGCGACCTTTCTGGCTGCCGCCTTTGTCGCGCCGCTCTGGGGCAGGCTCGGCGACCGTTACGGGCGCAAGCTGATGCTGATCCGCGCCAGCCTCGGCATGGTCACATGCGTTTGGCAATTGGTGGCGCTGCGGCTTTTCGTCGGCATTGCCGGCGGTTATTCGTCCGGATCGATGATCCTCGTCGCCACACAGACGCCAAAAGACAAAACCGGCTGGGCGCTCGGCGCACTTTCGGCAGGCATCATGGCGGGCATCATGGCGGGCAATCTGGCCGGGCCGCTGCTTGGCGGTGCACTGCCGCCGCTGATCGGCATTCGCGCCACGTTCTGGCTTGCGGGCGGCGTGATCTTCCTGACATTCCTCGCCACAACCTTTCTGATCCGCGAGGAGCGCAAGCCGCCCAAGCCCACGAGGGAAGAGAAAACGCAATCCATCTGGGCCGCAATTCCCGATAAAGGCCCGGTCGTTGCGATGCTGGTGACGGGCATATTGCTGCTCTTCGCCAATATGTCCATCGAACCGATCCTCACCATTTATGTGATGCAGTTGATGGACGACCAGACCAAGGTAACGCTGGTTTCCGGCGTGGTAATGGCCGCCGCAGCCCTTGGCAGCATCCTGTCATCGTCACGGCTGGGGCAACTTGCCGACCGCATCGGCCATACGCGCGTCATTATCGGAGCACTCGCCGTCTCGGCGCTGCTTCTGGTCCCGCAGGCTTTTGTGACCGATGCCTGGCAACTGATCGGCCTGCGCTTCCTGATGGGATTGGCGCTCGGTGGTCTTCTGCCCTGTATCACCAGCGTCATCCGGCATAATGTGCCAGATCGTGTCGCAGGTGGCATTCTGGGCTATTCCGTCTCGGCGCAATATGTGGGGCAAGTCGCAGGGCCGGTGGCGGGAGGCTTTGTCGGCGGCCATTTCGGCATGCGCGCCGTCTTCCTCGGCACCTGCCTGATGATGGCGGCAGGCGC
- a CDS encoding AzlD family protein, whose amino-acid sequence MIDPRVALTILAMASVTYLTRIGGYVLLRNRTLSNRAMAVMEAAPGCVLISVIAPDFVSDKPANLIALAVTVFAATRFSMLPTVLIGMGAASICRYLID is encoded by the coding sequence ATGATCGATCCACGCGTTGCCCTCACCATCCTCGCGATGGCATCCGTCACCTATCTCACCCGCATTGGCGGCTATGTGCTTTTGCGCAACCGCACACTCAGCAACCGCGCCATGGCGGTGATGGAAGCAGCGCCCGGTTGCGTATTGATCTCAGTCATCGCTCCCGATTTCGTTTCCGACAAACCGGCCAATCTCATCGCGCTGGCAGTCACCGTTTTTGCCGCTACGCGCTTTTCCATGCTGCCGACCGTACTGATCGGCATGGGGGCGGCCAGTATCTGCCGTTATCTCATCGACTGA
- a CDS encoding AzlC family ABC transporter permease, translating to MDILQVYAPQKGKPAWRSEFRRGIVSGFPVLLGMIPFALVLGAQAAHTGLTLAEVSMMTGLNFAGGSEFAAFRLWSSPPDVLLIAAITFLVNSRHLLMGAALAPFLRHFPKRTAFLTLFLMCDESWAVSLADAKRRQAKGVNAALNLAYYMGVAIPFYLAWVMSATLGAVFGPMIGDLHPYGFDMAIPAVFLVLIAGMWKGFAAARPWFVSLVAAAATHVFVPGAWYVASGAISGLAAAYLLTGEK from the coding sequence ATGGACATTTTACAAGTTTATGCGCCGCAAAAGGGCAAGCCCGCGTGGCGGTCCGAGTTTCGGCGCGGTATCGTTTCCGGCTTTCCCGTACTACTCGGCATGATCCCCTTTGCACTGGTTCTGGGGGCGCAGGCCGCTCATACAGGCCTGACCCTTGCCGAAGTATCCATGATGACCGGCCTCAACTTTGCGGGCGGTTCAGAATTCGCAGCCTTCCGTCTTTGGTCATCGCCACCCGATGTCCTGCTCATCGCGGCGATCACCTTTCTGGTCAACAGCCGCCATCTCCTGATGGGGGCGGCACTTGCTCCTTTCCTCCGCCATTTTCCGAAGCGTACAGCTTTCTTGACGCTGTTCCTGATGTGCGATGAAAGCTGGGCGGTCAGCCTTGCCGACGCCAAGCGGCGGCAGGCCAAAGGTGTCAATGCGGCGCTCAACCTCGCCTATTACATGGGCGTGGCAATCCCGTTCTATCTGGCTTGGGTTATGAGTGCCACGCTTGGTGCGGTCTTCGGCCCGATGATAGGCGATCTGCACCCCTATGGTTTCGACATGGCCATTCCGGCCGTCTTTCTCGTACTCATTGCAGGCATGTGGAAGGGGTTCGCCGCCGCGCGGCCATGGTTCGTCAGCCTTGTCGCCGCAGCCGCCACCCATGTCTTCGTACCGGGCGCATGGTATGTCGCCAGTGGCGCAATTTCCGGCCTCGCCGCCGCTTATCTACTGACAGGTGAAAAATGA
- a CDS encoding Lrp/AsnC family transcriptional regulator has translation MKLDEIDKKILRALQRNGRIANNDLAREVGLSPSPCLRRVKLLEEAGVIDRYVAVLNPAKIGKGLTFFTRIRLDQQDEETLQKFANEIMRLPQVLECYFMLGDYDAMIRGVATDIEDYRRFQSEYLSRIKGVQNLKTDVPSQIVKQISEMPL, from the coding sequence ATGAAGCTGGATGAGATCGACAAGAAGATACTCCGCGCGCTTCAGCGCAACGGGCGCATTGCCAACAATGATCTCGCACGCGAGGTGGGCCTGTCTCCATCGCCCTGCCTGCGGCGGGTGAAGCTTCTGGAGGAAGCGGGTGTGATCGACCGCTATGTGGCGGTGTTGAACCCGGCCAAGATCGGCAAAGGGTTGACCTTTTTCACGCGCATTCGGCTTGATCAGCAGGATGAGGAGACGCTTCAGAAATTCGCCAATGAAATTATGAGGCTGCCGCAGGTTCTGGAATGCTATTTCATGCTGGGCGATTATGATGCGATGATACGGGGTGTGGCCACGGATATCGAGGATTATCGCCGTTTCCAGTCGGAATATCTGAGCCGCATCAAAGGGGTACAGAACCTCAAGACAGATGTTCCAAGCCAGATCGTGAAGCAGATATCCGAAATGCCGCTGTGA
- a CDS encoding Hint domain-containing protein: protein MSSELNGHSPRNRARRHFLGVAAAAAARVAILGALVSSSLPARAMGNKWWHHGGHGSRCLLKGTLVTTPNGPVAVEKLCVGDLVTTVSGECLPIKWIGWQNYRAGEADWNESVMPIRVRRHALDGRTPHRDLYLSPNHALFIDGVLIRVKDLVNGRSIMRIPVERTLDYYNIVLDRHAVVLAEGAAVETFLMRGDGYRGFTNFSEYERLYPDEAEIVMQPCAPAMGYEGARQHMRALLGLSGIVPVRDVVEETYQRLAARAGSYAA from the coding sequence ATGTCTTCAGAACTGAACGGGCACTCGCCACGCAACCGCGCAAGGCGGCACTTCCTTGGTGTGGCGGCTGCTGCTGCCGCCAGAGTTGCGATTTTGGGCGCTCTGGTTTCATCCTCGCTGCCCGCGCGCGCCATGGGCAACAAATGGTGGCACCATGGGGGGCACGGTTCGCGTTGCCTGTTAAAAGGCACGCTCGTCACCACGCCGAATGGTCCTGTTGCCGTGGAAAAGCTTTGCGTCGGTGATCTCGTCACGACGGTGTCCGGCGAATGCTTGCCCATCAAATGGATCGGCTGGCAGAACTACAGGGCAGGGGAGGCCGACTGGAACGAAAGCGTGATGCCGATCCGCGTCAGACGCCATGCGCTGGACGGCAGGACACCGCATCGTGATCTTTATCTTTCGCCCAACCATGCGCTTTTCATCGATGGCGTGTTGATTCGCGTGAAGGATCTCGTCAACGGGCGCAGCATTATGCGTATCCCGGTGGAAAGGACGCTCGATTATTACAATATCGTCCTTGACCGGCATGCGGTTGTGCTGGCTGAAGGTGCAGCGGTGGAAACCTTCCTGATGCGCGGCGATGGCTACAGGGGCTTTACCAATTTCAGCGAATATGAGCGGCTTTATCCTGACGAAGCTGAAATCGTCATGCAGCCTTGTGCGCCAGCCATGGGGTATGAGGGCGCGCGCCAGCATATGCGCGCCTTGCTCGGCCTTAGCGGCATTGTTCCGGTTCGCGACGTGGTGGAGGAAACCTATCAGCGCCTCGCTGCAAGAGCGGGATCATATGCGGCTTGA
- a CDS encoding MarR family winged helix-turn-helix transcriptional regulator, whose translation METKNHVLTDIDYQVLAEWRYRSRRFMSFSATAAEAEGLPPQQHQALLAIKASGPDKLMTVGTLAERLVVAPHTATELTGRLVAAGLVARVVDLADRRRHTLELTIEAEHILERLSSVHLAEIRELAPKFIDVLIKLNKMANEPE comes from the coding sequence TTGGAAACAAAAAATCATGTTTTGACCGATATTGATTATCAGGTTTTGGCCGAGTGGCGATATCGCTCCCGGCGCTTCATGAGTTTCAGCGCAACGGCTGCGGAAGCCGAAGGCCTGCCGCCGCAACAGCATCAGGCTTTGCTGGCAATCAAGGCAAGCGGTCCGGACAAGCTGATGACAGTCGGCACCCTTGCCGAACGCCTGGTTGTTGCCCCCCATACTGCAACGGAGCTTACCGGGCGTCTGGTTGCTGCCGGTCTGGTGGCGCGTGTGGTCGATCTTGCGGACCGCCGCCGCCACACATTGGAGTTGACCATCGAGGCCGAACATATTCTAGAGCGTCTCAGCTCCGTCCACCTTGCTGAAATCCGCGAGCTTGCGCCGAAGTTTATCGACGTTCTGATAAAGCTGAACAAGATGGCAAACGAGCCGGAATAG
- a CDS encoding NAD(P)/FAD-dependent oxidoreductase: protein MPYQSPISPGYSWYEANTPDRPQYPELDGSQQADVVVIGGGYTGLSAAYHLAKQGTDVVLIEAARLGDGASGRNGGQFGTGQRTWAEDLETEYGYERAKALFNVAEEAKSYLLAFAEEHAIDMEYVQGHISVVHKPRYLKSYERHVEQMASRFNYPHQRFLDRAETAELLGTSRYHGGVYDSATGHIHPMKLLIGTAKAAHTAGAKLFEDTKATKISTASGRVEVETTRGTIRARHAFIAVNAYGGRLEPVSASHVMPIRSFIGATAPLGDDSPVIPGGESVDDSRFVVRYFRRSKDGRLLFGGREAYTADNPRDISAHIRRQITEIYPALENVEITHAWGGSVGITMPRQPFVREVMPGVISAGGYSGHGVMLANYVGKLYADTLAGRREKLKLFEELRIPPFPGGRTFRSPLLILALSWYALMDRI from the coding sequence ATGCCATACCAGTCCCCAATTTCTCCCGGTTATTCATGGTACGAGGCAAACACGCCCGACCGGCCGCAATATCCAGAACTGGACGGCTCGCAACAGGCGGACGTCGTGGTCATCGGCGGCGGATATACCGGGCTTTCCGCAGCCTATCATCTGGCAAAACAGGGCACCGATGTGGTTCTGATCGAGGCCGCACGGCTGGGTGACGGCGCATCGGGGCGCAATGGCGGGCAGTTTGGCACCGGGCAGCGCACATGGGCCGAAGACCTCGAAACCGAATATGGCTATGAGCGCGCCAAGGCATTGTTCAACGTGGCCGAGGAGGCCAAGTCCTATCTTCTTGCTTTTGCCGAAGAGCACGCAATCGACATGGAATATGTGCAGGGCCATATTTCGGTCGTGCACAAGCCGCGCTATCTGAAGTCGTATGAGCGCCATGTCGAACAGATGGCGAGCCGTTTCAACTATCCCCACCAGCGCTTTCTGGATCGTGCCGAAACGGCAGAACTTCTGGGGACCAGCCGCTATCACGGTGGCGTTTACGATAGTGCCACAGGCCATATTCACCCGATGAAACTCCTGATCGGCACAGCAAAGGCCGCCCACACCGCAGGCGCAAAGCTTTTTGAAGATACGAAAGCAACAAAAATCAGCACGGCAAGCGGGCGCGTGGAAGTGGAAACCACGCGCGGCACCATTCGTGCACGACACGCCTTTATCGCCGTGAATGCCTATGGCGGGCGACTGGAGCCGGTTAGCGCATCGCATGTGATGCCGATTCGCTCCTTCATCGGCGCGACTGCACCGCTTGGCGATGACAGCCCGGTCATTCCGGGCGGCGAATCCGTGGACGATTCCCGCTTCGTGGTACGCTATTTCCGCCGCTCGAAGGATGGGCGGTTGCTGTTCGGCGGACGTGAAGCCTACACGGCAGATAATCCGCGCGATATCAGCGCACATATCCGCCGCCAGATCACGGAAATCTATCCGGCGCTTGAAAATGTCGAGATAACCCATGCCTGGGGCGGCTCGGTCGGCATCACCATGCCGCGCCAGCCTTTTGTGCGCGAGGTGATGCCGGGTGTCATTTCCGCAGGCGGCTATTCGGGCCATGGCGTGATGCTGGCCAATTATGTTGGCAAGCTCTACGCCGACACGCTTGCGGGGCGCCGGGAAAAACTGAAGCTGTTTGAGGAATTGCGCATTCCTCCCTTCCCCGGCGGACGCACCTTCCGCTCACCGCTCCTCATCCTCGCGCTGTCGTGGTATGCCTTGATGGACCGGATATAA
- a CDS encoding four helix bundle protein: MSINSYRDILVWQQAMELVTAIYKSTETWPREEIYGLTSQIRRAAVSIPANIAEGYGRDTRGAYQQFLRIAQGSLKEMETHLLIAEQLGFIAKERAEPIMAMGESIGKLLRLLIRKLSET, encoded by the coding sequence ATGTCAATCAATTCATATCGCGATATTCTTGTGTGGCAGCAAGCAATGGAACTGGTGACTGCCATTTATAAATCAACGGAAACATGGCCCAGGGAGGAAATCTATGGCCTGACGAGCCAGATTCGCCGGGCGGCCGTTTCTATCCCTGCCAATATTGCGGAAGGATATGGCCGCGATACACGCGGCGCTTATCAACAATTTCTACGCATTGCCCAAGGGTCCTTGAAGGAGATGGAGACGCATTTACTTATTGCAGAGCAATTAGGCTTCATCGCAAAAGAGAGGGCCGAACCAATCATGGCCATGGGCGAAAGTATCGGCAAATTGTTGCGGCTTCTCATCCGCAAGCTATCCGAAACATAA
- a CDS encoding glutamine synthetase family protein has translation MSADTTEKKATRTPRRRTPAYVKSLRGVKNWKQATEWLAWRDIEDIECITPDQAGVARGKMMPSKKFTSNTSLALPSAVFMTTISGAYPEDGYGFHYPEDDGDLKLLPDLTTLSAVPWETDSTAQVICDLVYQDGRAVEFTPRNVLRNVIAAYSKRGLKPVVAPEIEFYLVRKNPDPDYPLTPPVGRSGRAIGGGQGYSIAGVNEFDELIDDIYHFSEGQGLEIDTLIHEEGAGQLEINLRHGDPVELADQVFMFKRTIREAALKHDMYATFMAKPIQGQPGSAMHIHQSIVDKKTGRNIFTNEDGSESQAFHHFLGGMQRHVPNALVMFAPYVNSYRRLTPDASAPVNVKWGYDNRTTAFRVPRSDPSARRVENRIPSSDANPYLALAASLACGLIGLVNKIEPEQPATTSVNTKEVELPRGLIDAVELFEEDAELRNLFGSSFMTTYAAIKRAEFETFMEVISPWEREFLLLNV, from the coding sequence ATGTCTGCTGATACGACGGAAAAGAAGGCTACGCGCACACCGCGTCGCCGTACGCCTGCTTATGTCAAATCTCTGCGCGGGGTGAAAAACTGGAAACAGGCAACTGAATGGCTGGCCTGGCGCGATATTGAAGATATTGAGTGCATTACCCCCGATCAGGCGGGGGTTGCGCGCGGCAAGATGATGCCATCGAAGAAATTCACATCCAACACATCGCTGGCGCTGCCTTCCGCCGTTTTCATGACGACGATTTCCGGCGCTTACCCCGAGGATGGCTATGGTTTCCATTATCCCGAAGACGATGGCGACCTGAAGCTTCTGCCCGATCTTACCACCCTCTCTGCCGTGCCATGGGAAACGGATTCGACGGCGCAGGTGATCTGCGATCTCGTCTATCAGGACGGGCGCGCGGTGGAATTCACCCCGCGCAATGTGCTGCGCAATGTCATTGCCGCCTATAGCAAGCGCGGCCTGAAGCCGGTTGTCGCCCCGGAAATCGAGTTTTATCTGGTGCGCAAAAACCCGGATCCGGACTATCCGCTGACGCCGCCTGTTGGCCGTTCGGGCCGGGCCATTGGTGGCGGACAGGGCTATTCCATTGCCGGTGTCAACGAGTTCGATGAACTGATCGACGATATCTATCATTTCTCGGAAGGTCAGGGGCTGGAGATCGACACGCTGATCCATGAAGAAGGTGCTGGCCAGCTTGAAATAAACCTGCGCCATGGCGACCCGGTGGAACTGGCCGATCAGGTTTTCATGTTCAAGCGCACGATCCGCGAGGCGGCACTGAAACACGATATGTACGCCACGTTCATGGCCAAGCCCATTCAGGGCCAGCCGGGCTCGGCCATGCATATCCACCAGTCCATCGTGGACAAGAAGACCGGACGAAACATCTTCACCAATGAAGACGGCAGCGAAAGCCAAGCCTTCCACCATTTCCTTGGCGGGATGCAGCGCCATGTGCCCAATGCACTCGTCATGTTCGCCCCTTATGTGAACTCCTACCGCCGCCTCACGCCGGACGCCTCGGCCCCGGTCAACGTCAAATGGGGCTATGACAACCGCACAACCGCCTTCCGCGTGCCGCGTTCAGACCCCAGTGCGCGCCGCGTGGAAAACCGCATCCCCTCTTCCGACGCCAATCCCTACCTTGCCCTTGCTGCTTCGCTTGCTTGCGGCCTGATCGGCCTTGTAAACAAGATCGAGCCGGAACAGCCCGCGACCACGAGCGTCAACACCAAGGAGGTCGAGTTGCCCCGCGGCCTCATCGACGCGGTGGAGCTTTTCGAGGAAGACGCCGAATTGCGCAATCTGTTCGGCAGTTCCTTCATGACCACCTATGCCGCCATCAAACGCGCCGAGTTCGAGACCTTCATGGAAGTCATCAGCCCCTGGGAACGGGAGTTTTTGTTGCTCAATGTTTAA
- a CDS encoding DUF1127 domain-containing protein, with product MIATSNFTATDLPAGSGRVSAFTQLVKVIFAPALRRWTFSKGKRQVMSLSDFDDHMLHDIGLRREDIYTAMRDRRVEDPTRILSELAIARLRMEAARHIC from the coding sequence ATGATAGCGACCAGCAATTTTACGGCGACAGATTTACCGGCAGGGAGCGGACGGGTTTCCGCATTCACGCAACTGGTGAAGGTAATTTTCGCGCCGGCCCTGCGTCGCTGGACCTTCTCCAAAGGCAAACGGCAAGTGATGAGCCTCAGCGATTTCGACGATCACATGCTGCACGACATCGGGCTTCGCCGCGAAGACATCTATACCGCCATGCGTGATCGCCGTGTGGAGGACCCGACCCGGATTCTTAGCGAACTCGCTATTGCCCGCCTGCGCATGGAGGCGGCGCGCCACATTTGTTGA
- a CDS encoding LysR substrate-binding domain-containing protein, translating into MGAPLDLDQLQTFVAIADAGSFTRAADAVFKTQSAVSMQMRRLEERIGKPLFDRDGRTNRLTEDGERLLLYARRMMHLNSETIAAFDDTQLEGHVRIGTPDDYADRFLPEIMARFARSNPRVELSVVCEPTVNLDEMIRRGTLDIALVTQCDDKRRSEVVRTEPLLWVTSTNHAVHEEAMLPLAVGRPTCIWRHAAIDVLEAARRDYRIIITSWSATVLAAAVLSGLAVSVLPECALRPGMRVLGEADGFGMLPEIGIGIMRGHSKQNAAVDALAQHIIESLDNISSPQPGGLAGAMSSAEISPFPAVRTRRVHTNELLPGW; encoded by the coding sequence ATGGGTGCGCCTCTCGATCTGGATCAGCTACAAACTTTCGTCGCCATTGCCGATGCGGGCAGTTTCACGCGCGCTGCGGATGCCGTGTTCAAGACGCAATCGGCCGTTTCCATGCAGATGCGCCGGCTGGAGGAGCGGATCGGAAAGCCGCTGTTCGATCGCGATGGGCGGACCAACCGCTTGACCGAGGATGGTGAGAGGCTGCTGCTTTATGCCCGCCGCATGATGCATCTCAACAGCGAGACTATTGCCGCTTTTGACGATACGCAGCTTGAAGGCCATGTGCGCATCGGGACGCCTGACGATTATGCGGACAGGTTTTTGCCGGAGATCATGGCGCGTTTTGCGCGTTCCAATCCGCGGGTTGAGCTTTCGGTGGTCTGCGAGCCGACCGTCAATCTGGATGAGATGATCCGGCGTGGAACGCTTGATATCGCGCTCGTAACGCAATGCGACGACAAGCGACGCTCCGAGGTGGTGCGCACAGAGCCGCTTCTCTGGGTGACATCGACCAACCATGCGGTGCATGAAGAAGCCATGCTGCCACTTGCCGTTGGACGGCCAACCTGCATCTGGCGCCATGCGGCCATCGACGTGCTGGAGGCGGCGCGGCGGGATTATCGCATCATCATCACAAGCTGGTCGGCGACGGTTCTGGCTGCGGCTGTGCTGTCGGGGCTTGCGGTTTCGGTTCTGCCGGAATGCGCCCTGCGCCCCGGTATGCGTGTGCTGGGTGAGGCCGATGGCTTCGGCATGTTGCCGGAAATCGGCATCGGCATCATGCGCGGCCATTCCAAGCAGAATGCCGCGGTGGATGCACTTGCGCAGCATATTATCGAAAGTCTCGATAATATTTCCTCGCCGCAGCCGGGAGGCCTGGCGGGCGCGATGAGTTCTGCCGAGATTTCGCCCTTTCCGGCGGTCCGCACGCGGCGGGTGCACACCAATGAATTGTTGCCCGGCTGGTGA
- the xseA gene encoding exodeoxyribonuclease VII large subunit — protein sequence MASDSSFPGASSNVAEYSVSEISGALKRTVEDTFGHVRVRGEISGYRGPHSSGHAYFALKDDRARLEAVIWRGSMSRLRFRPEEGMEVIATGKLTTYPGSSKYQIVIEQMEPAGAGALMALLEERKQRLAAEGLFDPALKQLLPFMPRVIGVVTSPTGAVIRDIIHRISDRYPLRVIVWPVRVQGDTCGPEVATAVNGFNTLPDDGPIPRPDVLIVARGGGSLEDLWGFNDEIVVRAVAASHIPVISAVGHETDWTLIDLAADMRAPTPTGAAEMAVPVKADLQASLASQSARLSSAMSRFFDQKRQAHRAAARAMPSADQLLALPRRRFDEAASRLTRALFVNTQKKRVHFDGHARQLSPRLLQRRLVELERGVTMLGQRLPRALEAFLRERRTAFTHRANRLSPEPILRRTRLTGSTLEQLDRRRDQAVRLLIERVKRRSQELDRLMRTLSYESVLERGFAVVFDAQGKPVKQAAAVSPGDALSVRFRDGDVGVVARAGLTIPDPTKGQ from the coding sequence ATGGCCTCCGATTCGAGTTTTCCCGGCGCATCGTCGAATGTGGCCGAGTATAGCGTGTCCGAGATTTCCGGCGCTTTGAAGCGCACGGTTGAGGACACGTTCGGCCATGTGCGTGTGCGCGGCGAGATTTCCGGCTATCGCGGCCCGCATTCTTCCGGCCATGCCTATTTTGCGCTGAAGGATGACCGTGCCCGGCTTGAAGCCGTGATCTGGCGCGGCTCGATGAGCCGCCTTCGCTTCCGCCCCGAAGAGGGCATGGAGGTGATCGCCACCGGCAAGCTCACCACCTATCCCGGTTCATCCAAATATCAGATCGTCATCGAGCAGATGGAACCCGCCGGCGCGGGCGCGCTGATGGCGCTTCTGGAGGAGCGCAAGCAGCGCCTGGCGGCAGAAGGCCTGTTCGATCCTGCCCTGAAACAGCTTCTGCCCTTCATGCCGCGCGTCATCGGCGTGGTGACATCTCCCACCGGCGCGGTCATCCGCGATATCATCCATCGCATTTCCGATCGTTATCCGCTGCGCGTGATCGTCTGGCCGGTGCGCGTGCAGGGCGATACCTGCGGGCCTGAAGTGGCAACGGCGGTGAACGGCTTCAACACCCTGCCGGATGACGGCCCCATTCCGCGCCCCGATGTGCTGATCGTGGCGCGCGGCGGCGGCAGTCTGGAAGATCTCTGGGGCTTTAACGATGAAATCGTCGTGCGGGCGGTCGCAGCTTCCCATATTCCCGTTATCTCGGCGGTCGGGCATGAAACCGACTGGACGCTGATAGATCTTGCCGCCGACATGCGCGCGCCGACCCCCACCGGTGCTGCGGAAATGGCGGTGCCGGTGAAGGCTGATCTTCAGGCCTCACTTGCCAGCCAGTCGGCGCGGCTTTCTTCCGCCATGTCGCGCTTTTTCGACCAGAAGCGACAGGCGCATCGTGCTGCCGCGCGCGCCATGCCCTCTGCCGACCAGTTGCTGGCCCTGCCGCGCCGCCGGTTCGATGAAGCGGCCTCGCGGCTTACCCGCGCACTTTTCGTCAATACGCAGAAAAAGCGCGTCCATTTCGATGGTCATGCCCGGCAATTGTCGCCCCGGCTTTTACAGCGGCGGCTTGTGGAGCTGGAACGCGGTGTGACGATGCTGGGCCAGCGCCTGCCGCGCGCGCTGGAAGCCTTTCTGCGCGAGCGCCGGACGGCTTTCACCCATCGCGCCAACCGGCTTTCGCCGGAACCCATATTGCGCCGCACACGGCTGACGGGCTCGACCCTCGAACAGCTCGACCGCCGCCGCGATCAGGCCGTGCGGCTTCTGATCGAGCGTGTGAAGCGGCGCAGTCAAGAACTCGACCGGTTGATGCGCACGCTTTCTTATGAAAGCGTGCTGGAACGCGGCTTTGCTGTTGTATTCGATGCGCAGGGAAAGCCCGTCAAGCAGGCGGCGGCTGTGTCGCCAGGCGATGCGCTGTCTGTCCGGTTCCGCGACGGTGATGTCGGGGTTGTCGCGCGCGCGGGGCTCACAATCCCCGATCCGACCAAAGGCCAGTAA